From a single Labrenzia sp. PHM005 genomic region:
- a CDS encoding aminoglycoside phosphotransferase family protein: MTDAELLDFLQGRYPFGDLSGTWLRPLPSSYTHRFWRLQTPDRDFVIKEYFPGLESNPLYPTLPEEEATALMLLERHQLAPRLESFLTSPAGRPLVVYGYERGDEAEIDVRDAAKLIGQFAALNLKPDGIMEVPSGYHQVLAHGDAILGEIPNSRRAANLKRLRPQESAIENTASVERRLIHRSLCLGTVQMTAAGPALIDWQYAGLGDPVEDIACFLSPGLLTLYGLKPLVLYAEDLFLENYPDRDIVARFYEERPAYHWRLAAYCLFRQETLTHVNAPASRAYARALEEEVDLLLRLRSR; the protein is encoded by the coding sequence ATGACAGACGCCGAACTGCTGGATTTTTTGCAAGGACGCTATCCGTTCGGCGATCTCAGCGGAACCTGGCTAAGACCTCTGCCGAGTTCCTACACCCACCGGTTTTGGCGCCTGCAGACACCGGACCGGGATTTCGTCATCAAGGAGTATTTTCCGGGGCTGGAAAGCAACCCGCTCTATCCGACACTCCCGGAAGAAGAAGCCACCGCGTTGATGCTTTTGGAGCGTCATCAGCTCGCTCCGCGCCTTGAAAGCTTTTTGACGAGTCCTGCTGGAAGGCCCCTTGTGGTCTATGGTTATGAACGCGGGGACGAGGCAGAAATCGATGTGCGCGATGCAGCAAAGCTTATCGGCCAGTTCGCGGCCCTGAACCTGAAGCCGGACGGCATCATGGAAGTCCCGTCCGGGTATCATCAGGTGCTGGCGCATGGTGACGCAATTCTGGGCGAGATTCCGAACAGCCGCCGCGCGGCGAACTTGAAGCGGCTGCGGCCCCAGGAAAGTGCAATCGAAAACACCGCATCTGTTGAACGGCGTCTCATTCACCGTTCGCTGTGTTTGGGCACCGTTCAAATGACGGCAGCCGGCCCGGCGCTGATCGACTGGCAATATGCTGGTTTGGGCGATCCGGTCGAAGATATTGCTTGCTTTCTGTCTCCCGGCCTCTTGACCCTCTATGGCCTGAAACCGCTGGTTCTTTACGCCGAGGACCTTTTTCTGGAAAACTATCCAGACCGGGATATCGTTGCGCGGTTTTATGAGGAACGTCCTGCCTATCATTGGCGTCTGGCCGCTTATTGCCTGTTCCGCCAGGAAACACTCACCCATGTGAATGCACCGGCATCGCGGGCGTATGCCCGTGCTTTGGAAGAGGAAGTGGATTTGCTGCTGCGGCTACGCAGCCGGTAA
- the nrtS gene encoding nitrate/nitrite transporter NrtS, with protein MLDPIARQTALSKPALNRAAVIAAIVGTLLACINHGDRLLLGTLDTAGIFKIVLTYFVPFSVSLVSSVLAVKDRQTAAHG; from the coding sequence ATGCTTGATCCAATTGCCCGCCAAACAGCCCTCAGCAAACCGGCCCTGAATCGCGCCGCGGTCATCGCAGCCATTGTCGGCACCCTGCTGGCTTGCATCAATCACGGTGACCGGTTGCTGCTCGGCACACTGGACACAGCAGGCATCTTTAAGATCGTTTTGACGTACTTTGTGCCGTTCTCAGTATCACTGGTGTCCTCCGTGCTGGCCGTCAAAGATCGGCAGACCGCCGCCCACGGATAG
- a CDS encoding ABC transporter ATP-binding protein, which translates to MTILLSSVTKSFGTHKALNHVDLEIEDGAFFVVLGPSGCGKSTLLRAIAGLEPIDSGEIALGGEMVARDGFHLEPERRQTGVVFQSYALWPHMSVAANVAFPMETAGLKKAEIKARTADHLKTVELTPFRDRKPADLSGGQRQRVALARCLAQGAKTVLMDEPLANLDPHLRGAMEEELAAFHKMSGATTLFITHDQREAMALADKVAVMWDGEFLQVDEPDTLYRRPHSEKVAGFIGRSSLVPVRIEQVDGTRAWVLVGEHRFEAECALGTTTGLATLLLRPEHLVLAPGGHGLKATVERTIYRGGFWEAFVAIDGLSKPLMMNLNRAAKIGESLFLENLRGWVLPS; encoded by the coding sequence ATGACCATACTGCTTTCTTCCGTCACAAAATCTTTCGGCACTCACAAAGCCCTAAATCATGTCGATCTGGAAATCGAAGACGGTGCGTTTTTTGTTGTTTTGGGTCCGTCCGGCTGTGGCAAGTCAACTCTGTTGAGGGCAATCGCCGGGCTTGAGCCGATCGACAGCGGCGAGATTGCGCTGGGCGGGGAGATGGTTGCTCGGGACGGCTTTCATCTGGAGCCTGAACGCCGACAGACAGGTGTGGTGTTCCAGTCCTATGCTTTGTGGCCGCATATGAGTGTAGCCGCAAACGTGGCCTTTCCGATGGAAACGGCTGGATTGAAAAAGGCGGAGATAAAAGCCCGGACCGCTGATCATTTGAAGACCGTTGAACTGACGCCGTTTCGCGACCGCAAACCGGCGGATCTGTCCGGCGGGCAGCGCCAGCGGGTGGCGTTGGCGCGCTGCCTGGCGCAAGGCGCAAAGACGGTTCTGATGGATGAACCGCTGGCCAATCTCGATCCGCATCTGCGCGGCGCCATGGAAGAGGAACTGGCAGCCTTCCACAAGATGAGTGGTGCAACCACACTGTTCATCACCCACGATCAACGTGAAGCAATGGCGCTGGCCGACAAGGTGGCGGTGATGTGGGACGGTGAGTTTCTGCAGGTAGATGAACCCGATACACTTTACCGGCGGCCGCACTCCGAGAAGGTCGCGGGATTTATCGGCCGCAGCAGTCTTGTGCCGGTACGGATCGAGCAAGTGGATGGGACTCGAGCCTGGGTACTCGTCGGGGAGCACCGGTTTGAGGCTGAGTGCGCACTTGGCACAACAACGGGTCTCGCAACGTTGTTGCTACGTCCTGAACACCTGGTGCTTGCACCCGGCGGTCATGGCCTCAAGGCAACGGTCGAGCGGACGATTTACCGCGGCGGCTTCTGGGAAGCCTTTGTTGCGATCGACGGCCTTTCAAAACCTTTGATGATGAACCTAAACCGAGCGGCCAAGATTGGTGAGAGCTTGTTCTTAGAGAACTTGCGGGGGTGGGTGCTGCCGAGTTGA
- a CDS encoding GNAT family N-acetyltransferase: MASTFKIRKTVESDVADLQAVEISASQAFRAIDGLASFADGSCATKDQHCPTIAAQTSWLAETKDGKPVGFLAALPEDGALHIYEISVHFDHQKQGIGQALLAHAEEQARSRGLSELTLTTFSHVPWNAPFYEKLGFDILADKDCEPRLLKLVQDERSAGLPFPEKRCAMRKKLR, translated from the coding sequence ATGGCTTCAACATTCAAAATCCGCAAAACTGTTGAAAGCGACGTTGCAGATCTTCAGGCGGTGGAGATTTCCGCCAGCCAGGCCTTTAGAGCGATTGATGGCCTGGCTTCTTTCGCCGACGGCAGCTGTGCAACAAAAGATCAGCACTGTCCAACTATCGCAGCGCAAACCAGTTGGCTGGCCGAAACAAAGGATGGCAAACCGGTCGGATTTCTCGCCGCGCTCCCTGAAGATGGCGCCCTGCATATCTATGAGATTTCTGTCCATTTCGATCATCAAAAACAGGGCATCGGCCAGGCGCTCTTGGCACATGCGGAAGAGCAAGCCAGATCTCGAGGACTGTCAGAACTGACTCTGACGACCTTCAGCCATGTGCCCTGGAATGCGCCGTTCTATGAGAAACTGGGTTTTGACATCCTGGCCGACAAGGACTGTGAACCAAGACTGCTCAAACTGGTTCAGGACGAACGCTCCGCAGGTCTTCCTTTCCCGGAAAAACGCTGCGCCATGCGGAAAAAATTGAGGTAA
- a CDS encoding iron ABC transporter permease, producing the protein MAQAFHHKVWNGERLSLAILVVCATLLCGLPLLLLFKIGLTHEGAFALGPLTDALASRSVQRALWHSMESSFLSALAATVLGTVLALIIGLTDVRAKGLLVFLILLPMMIPPHVTAIAWIQALGPASPLLRWIGLAPELGSTHPLYSREGLVLLLTLQHSPLVFLLVRAALRSFPRELSDAARISGAGTFRLLTRITLPLLGPALLASFALGFVAALGNFGINALIGIPARYTTLPVLIWRRLASFGPDVLPNVAVISVILAAVALVALLIQSFLQRRMRSSLIGLPQDPLAISLKRKRIWVELTLWTFVALVLLLPAVSLLATSLVTTYGLPLSAETLTLENFIEVLWRQSVTLRAFANSTLVAAVAATLIAAMSILLGYFLSHRHQRVRGASIFASSQAEIAFAVPGLVMSIAFILALIRPLPVLNVSLYGTLWIILIAYISVFLAVGLKPVAAAFLQMDRSLEDAAKVSGAGFARRVVKVFAPLTAPSAASGAILVFLTAYNEVTVSALLWSTGNETIGTTIFNYEDGGYTTLAAAMSVVVVLATIFVMLAMNSLANRVPAGTIPWKD; encoded by the coding sequence ATGGCGCAAGCCTTTCATCATAAGGTCTGGAATGGCGAGAGACTGTCTCTCGCCATTTTGGTTGTCTGCGCGACGCTGCTGTGCGGCCTGCCGCTCCTGTTGCTGTTCAAGATCGGACTGACCCACGAGGGGGCGTTTGCTCTTGGGCCCTTGACCGACGCGCTGGCTAGCCGATCGGTTCAACGCGCGCTCTGGCACTCCATGGAAAGCAGCTTTTTGTCTGCTTTGGCAGCGACCGTTCTCGGCACGGTGCTCGCTCTGATCATTGGACTGACCGATGTGCGCGCCAAGGGCCTGCTGGTGTTCCTGATCCTTCTGCCAATGATGATCCCGCCGCATGTGACGGCAATTGCCTGGATACAAGCGCTCGGACCGGCAAGCCCGTTGCTTCGCTGGATAGGACTTGCGCCGGAACTCGGCTCCACTCATCCGCTCTACTCCCGCGAAGGCCTGGTGCTTCTGTTGACCCTGCAACACAGCCCGCTGGTGTTCTTGTTGGTCCGGGCAGCACTCAGATCCTTTCCGCGGGAATTGTCGGACGCGGCCCGTATCTCAGGCGCGGGCACTTTCCGGCTGCTCACAAGGATTACCCTGCCCCTGCTCGGTCCGGCCTTGCTGGCAAGCTTCGCGCTCGGATTTGTCGCCGCGCTCGGCAATTTCGGCATCAACGCTCTGATCGGCATTCCGGCGCGCTACACCACCTTACCGGTATTGATCTGGCGGCGGCTTGCCAGCTTCGGCCCAGATGTCCTGCCAAACGTTGCTGTGATCTCGGTCATTCTGGCGGCTGTCGCACTTGTTGCACTGCTCATCCAAAGCTTTTTGCAACGGCGCATGCGGTCCAGTCTGATCGGCCTGCCGCAGGATCCGCTCGCCATATCTCTTAAGCGCAAACGGATCTGGGTCGAACTGACACTCTGGACCTTTGTTGCGCTGGTGCTCCTACTACCGGCAGTCTCGCTGCTGGCGACCTCCCTGGTGACGACCTATGGCCTGCCCCTGTCGGCCGAAACCTTGACGCTGGAAAACTTTATCGAAGTCCTGTGGCGGCAATCCGTGACCCTGCGCGCTTTTGCCAATTCAACACTTGTTGCCGCTGTCGCCGCCACCCTTATTGCGGCGATGAGTATTCTACTCGGATACTTTCTTAGCCATCGGCATCAGCGGGTCCGGGGAGCAAGCATCTTTGCCTCGTCTCAAGCCGAGATTGCCTTTGCAGTTCCCGGGCTGGTCATGTCGATCGCCTTTATTCTGGCGCTCATCCGGCCCCTGCCAGTCTTGAACGTCTCCCTTTACGGGACGCTCTGGATCATCCTGATTGCCTATATCTCAGTGTTTCTGGCCGTCGGCTTGAAACCGGTGGCCGCTGCCTTTCTGCAAATGGATCGGTCCTTGGAAGATGCCGCCAAGGTTTCCGGAGCTGGCTTCGCCCGGCGGGTGGTCAAGGTTTTTGCTCCGCTCACAGCACCCTCTGCTGCTTCCGGCGCAATCCTCGTTTTCCTGACCGCCTATAACGAGGTGACGGTCTCTGCACTCCTATGGTCCACGGGCAATGAAACCATCGGCACCACCATTTTCAACTATGAAGATGGCGGATATACAACCCTTGCGGCGGCTATGTCTGTTGTGGTTGTTCTTGCGACGATCTTCGTCATGCTGGCGATGAACAGCCTAGCCAACCGTGTTCCGGCCGGAACCATTCCCTGGAAAGATTGA
- a CDS encoding ABC transporter substrate-binding protein, translating into MKKFLMAAGLLAGATVSAFAGDVSGKLVLYTSQPNKDAQATVDAFTAKHPGVEVEWVRDGTTKMMAKLRAEFEAGSPKPDVLLIADMVTMEGLKKEGRLMAHDGADISAYDPALMDAEKTYFSTKLITSGIVYNTNAPMKPSSYKDLLKAEAKDKLAMPSPLTSGAATIHMAALTSNPDLGWAYYEGLADQGANPKGGNGGTYKAIAGGEKLYGFVVDFLPIREKLKGAPVEFVFPEEGVSAVTEPVAILSTAQNPDAAKAFVDFLLSEDGQKLASSQGYLPAHPAVAAPEGFPARDQIKLMDFDPAKALEQDTANKMKFSEIFGG; encoded by the coding sequence ATGAAAAAGTTTCTGATGGCAGCCGGCCTTCTCGCTGGCGCAACTGTTTCCGCTTTTGCCGGCGATGTTTCTGGCAAACTGGTTCTCTACACCTCACAGCCGAACAAGGACGCGCAGGCAACGGTCGACGCGTTCACTGCCAAGCACCCGGGTGTTGAAGTGGAGTGGGTCCGCGACGGCACCACCAAAATGATGGCCAAGCTCCGTGCCGAATTCGAGGCCGGCAGCCCGAAGCCGGACGTTCTTCTAATCGCTGACATGGTCACCATGGAAGGTCTGAAGAAGGAAGGCCGTTTGATGGCGCATGACGGCGCTGACATCTCTGCCTATGACCCGGCCCTGATGGATGCAGAGAAAACTTATTTCTCAACCAAGTTGATCACCTCCGGCATCGTCTACAACACAAATGCGCCGATGAAGCCGTCTTCCTACAAAGACCTTTTGAAAGCAGAGGCCAAGGACAAGCTGGCAATGCCGTCACCGCTGACCTCTGGCGCTGCAACCATCCACATGGCCGCTTTAACTTCCAATCCGGATCTCGGCTGGGCCTATTATGAGGGTTTGGCGGATCAGGGCGCCAACCCGAAAGGCGGCAACGGCGGCACTTACAAGGCGATTGCTGGTGGTGAAAAACTCTATGGATTTGTGGTCGACTTCCTGCCGATCCGTGAAAAACTGAAAGGTGCTCCAGTGGAATTCGTCTTCCCGGAAGAAGGAGTTTCCGCAGTCACCGAGCCGGTTGCCATCCTCTCGACCGCTCAAAATCCGGATGCGGCCAAAGCCTTTGTCGACTTCCTCTTGTCTGAAGACGGCCAGAAGCTGGCATCTTCCCAAGGCTACCTGCCGGCCCATCCGGCTGTTGCAGCTCCGGAGGGGTTCCCGGCCCGCGACCAGATCAAGCTGATGGATTTTGATCCGGCCAAGGCCCTGGAACAGGACACAGCCAACAAGATGAAGTTCTCCGAAATCTTCGGCGGTTAA
- a CDS encoding MBL fold metallo-hydrolase translates to MKRRDFLKTAGTASLAAPLALAGTTSASTAGSMSQGGLTITWLGSATMLLTCGDLTLLTDPCFGEGDKAFKMGDPNEMFDLAKGPNIKFHRRLTPFQGIDLDTVDHVLVSHMHEDHFDQEAEARLAKNIPMMAPTHDLDTLTQKGFSNLSSLAWGEKKTITKGDVTVEITAIRADHSENPEIAAILGEGNGYWLTFNRGDWSYSVYWGGDTFGTKPVVAALEPLGSPDLFIPHLGSVGTTGPLGQISMNAGDVAVFAALLKPKKILPLHHSTYELYLEPIHHLAEALDGAPYGLDLVSEGTPVTYT, encoded by the coding sequence ATGAAAAGAAGAGATTTCTTAAAAACGGCCGGCACAGCCAGCCTTGCCGCGCCTTTGGCCCTTGCAGGCACCACGTCTGCCAGCACGGCTGGAAGCATGTCCCAAGGTGGACTCACCATCACCTGGCTAGGCAGTGCCACCATGTTGTTGACCTGCGGGGATCTGACCCTGTTGACCGACCCTTGTTTTGGCGAGGGCGACAAGGCGTTCAAGATGGGCGATCCGAATGAAATGTTTGATCTCGCGAAGGGACCGAACATAAAGTTTCACCGCCGGCTGACACCCTTCCAGGGGATAGACCTCGACACCGTGGATCATGTTCTGGTGAGCCATATGCACGAAGATCATTTTGATCAGGAGGCCGAAGCAAGACTTGCCAAGAACATCCCCATGATGGCCCCCACACACGACTTGGATACGTTGACCCAAAAAGGGTTTTCCAACCTCTCCTCCCTGGCCTGGGGCGAGAAAAAAACCATCACGAAAGGCGATGTCACCGTTGAGATTACGGCGATCCGGGCCGATCACTCTGAAAACCCGGAAATTGCAGCTATTTTGGGCGAAGGCAATGGGTATTGGCTCACGTTCAACCGTGGTGACTGGTCGTACTCCGTCTATTGGGGCGGCGATACATTTGGAACCAAACCGGTCGTCGCAGCTTTGGAACCATTGGGATCTCCAGACCTTTTCATCCCGCACCTTGGCAGCGTCGGCACCACCGGGCCGCTTGGCCAAATCAGCATGAACGCCGGCGATGTCGCCGTTTTTGCTGCCCTCTTGAAACCCAAGAAGATCCTGCCACTGCACCACTCAACTTATGAGCTCTATCTGGAACCGATCCATCATCTTGCTGAAGCGCTCGATGGTGCACCTTATGGGTTGGACTTGGTTTCTGAAGGAACACCAGTAACCTATACCTGA
- a CDS encoding LysR family transcriptional regulator, translating to MTTLSHFETFVEVAQSGSFAAAARTLALPRSTITARIKTLESALGTALFHRTTRQVRLTADGQTYLAQVQPALAALAAAGENLKSSQVPKGLVRMSVPVDLVQPLFARALSGFQEQYPEVQLDVHVSDQTVDLVRDGFDLALRGLRVTTDNAVMRKIASNRMVAVARPDVAARDGFEGLMEAGAVLDPIGALAETSAKLFGLKTRNFQLAKELLLTMDIAGLLPRAICADELACGDLVELTVDIELPEIPLFVVLPTGRHVPKRVRLFVDHLVSAFR from the coding sequence ATGACGACGCTCTCGCATTTTGAAACATTTGTGGAAGTGGCTCAAAGCGGTAGTTTTGCAGCGGCTGCCCGCACTTTGGCACTTCCCCGCTCGACCATCACCGCAAGGATCAAGACGCTGGAAAGCGCGCTTGGAACAGCGCTCTTTCATCGAACGACCCGTCAGGTGCGGCTGACGGCAGACGGCCAAACTTATCTGGCGCAAGTGCAGCCGGCACTGGCGGCACTTGCGGCGGCCGGAGAGAACCTGAAATCAAGTCAGGTGCCAAAAGGTCTTGTCCGGATGTCCGTGCCGGTCGACCTCGTTCAGCCGCTCTTCGCCCGTGCGCTCAGCGGCTTCCAGGAACAATACCCGGAGGTTCAGCTGGACGTGCATGTCAGTGACCAAACGGTTGACCTCGTCCGGGACGGATTTGATCTGGCCTTGCGTGGTCTTCGGGTAACCACGGACAATGCTGTCATGCGCAAGATCGCGTCCAATCGTATGGTTGCCGTTGCCCGTCCGGATGTTGCGGCCCGGGACGGATTTGAAGGCCTTATGGAGGCCGGGGCGGTTCTGGACCCCATAGGTGCGCTGGCGGAAACAAGCGCAAAACTTTTTGGGCTCAAGACGCGCAATTTTCAGCTGGCCAAGGAACTGCTCCTGACTATGGACATTGCCGGGCTGTTGCCCCGCGCGATTTGCGCAGATGAACTGGCCTGTGGTGATCTGGTTGAGCTCACAGTGGATATAGAGCTTCCCGAAATCCCGCTTTTTGTGGTTCTGCCCACCGGGCGTCATGTTCCAAAACGCGTTCGTTTGTTTGTTGATCATCTGGTTTCCGCATTCCGCTAA
- the gndA gene encoding NADP-dependent phosphogluconate dehydrogenase: MTSQGAQADIGLIGLGTMGGNLALNIAENGFRISVFNRTLEKTDQFMAKAGALAEKLVPSKTLEDFVASIASPRAIILMVPAGDAVDAQIAALRPLLDAEDLIIDAGNANYHDTNRRAADAETQGPRFMGIGVSGGEEGARFGPSIMGGGAKDAWDQVGHILEAISAKHEDEPCAAFLGAAGAGHLVKTVHNGIEYADMQMIAEVYGVMRDGFGMSSNEIGDVFEKWNGGILQSYLIEISYKVAKTADPETGKPMLDIILDKAGQKGTGRWTAIEALMLGTPASAIEAAVATRNMSARLDERKKGEAEFGAAPNEMDREAVSIDALEAALVAGKIICYAQGFGLILEAAKQYGWAMPLPEIAKIWRNGCIIRSAMLNDMSAALADDDERNLMLAPFFSDKLKETEAMLRQVVAQAALHGLPVPALSAALSYFDIMRTGRSTANMLQGQRDFFGAHGFERTDKDGSGYHGPWAMG; encoded by the coding sequence ATGACCTCTCAAGGCGCACAAGCGGATATCGGCCTGATCGGCCTTGGCACAATGGGCGGAAATCTCGCGCTCAACATTGCGGAGAACGGCTTCCGGATTTCGGTTTTCAACCGGACGCTTGAGAAAACCGATCAATTCATGGCCAAGGCGGGAGCGCTGGCGGAAAAGCTGGTGCCCAGCAAAACGCTGGAAGACTTTGTTGCTTCTATCGCCTCTCCGCGTGCCATCATTTTGATGGTACCGGCAGGAGACGCCGTTGATGCTCAAATTGCAGCTTTGCGGCCTCTTTTGGATGCAGAAGATCTGATCATCGATGCGGGCAACGCCAATTATCATGACACCAACCGCCGTGCAGCTGACGCTGAGACACAAGGCCCGCGTTTCATGGGTATTGGCGTTTCAGGCGGTGAAGAAGGCGCGCGGTTTGGTCCGTCGATCATGGGTGGCGGGGCCAAGGATGCCTGGGATCAGGTCGGCCATATTCTGGAAGCCATTTCCGCAAAACATGAGGACGAGCCTTGCGCTGCGTTCCTTGGCGCGGCTGGAGCCGGTCATCTGGTCAAGACCGTGCACAACGGTATCGAATATGCAGACATGCAGATGATTGCTGAAGTTTATGGTGTGATGCGCGACGGCTTCGGGATGTCGTCCAATGAAATCGGCGATGTTTTTGAAAAGTGGAACGGCGGCATTCTGCAGTCCTATCTGATCGAGATTTCCTACAAGGTGGCCAAGACAGCGGATCCGGAAACCGGCAAACCGATGCTGGACATCATTCTGGATAAGGCCGGCCAGAAAGGCACAGGCCGCTGGACAGCGATCGAAGCGTTGATGCTCGGCACGCCCGCCAGTGCCATCGAAGCGGCCGTTGCAACCCGGAACATGTCCGCGCGCCTGGATGAACGCAAGAAGGGCGAAGCTGAATTCGGTGCCGCTCCGAACGAGATGGACCGTGAAGCTGTGTCCATCGATGCGCTCGAAGCAGCGCTCGTTGCTGGCAAGATTATCTGTTATGCGCAAGGCTTTGGTTTGATCCTGGAAGCGGCCAAACAATACGGTTGGGCGATGCCTTTGCCGGAGATCGCCAAGATCTGGCGCAACGGCTGCATCATACGCTCGGCGATGTTGAACGACATGTCCGCAGCCTTGGCCGATGACGATGAACGGAACCTGATGCTGGCGCCGTTCTTTTCTGACAAGCTCAAGGAAACCGAAGCCATGCTGCGCCAGGTGGTGGCCCAAGCCGCGCTTCACGGACTGCCAGTACCGGCGCTGTCCGCAGCGCTGTCTTATTTTGACATCATGCGCACCGGCCGCTCAACGGCCAACATGCTGCAAGGCCAGCGTGATTTCTTCGGTGCGCATGGATTTGAGCGGACCGACAAGGACGGCAG